The genomic interval AGAGGGCATCACCCCAGCAGGGTAACCACCAGATCAGGGAACGCCCCTCTAAAGCCGTGCTCAAAATTTGACTCACGCTCTGTGCCTGAATCCATACGCCTGGAATTCGCCCATAGGGAGTGTTGGAGTAATCATTCGACACCGATTCGCTGGTGAAACCAATCAGGACAATCCGATCTTTTACCCGCTCCCCGTTAAAGCTATCCTTCAGAGCCTCCGCGAGCGATACATGATCCGCAAATTTCGTCCGCTCTCCATCGGGATTTCCATCAAATGTTCGATACTTCAGCAGGGTTTGGACTTTCGCCTCTGCATTCAAATTTTGCTGGTAGCCTCCAGACCAGTTCCCCAATCGTGGCAACCGAATCCCATTTAGCGTTAAATCTCCCCGGTACTCCTTTTGGTCAGATGACCACAGAGGAAGTTGATGGGGCTTTCCTTCAGCTTGCAAGTAGCGGCGGGCAATTACCAGCCCGAACGACTCCTGCACCCCTCGACAAAACTTGGAACCTGATGGGTACATCAGAAGCTGACGACGATTCATCTCGCCCTCATCTACCACAGGGGTGCTAAACCCCGTTCGATCGGGTATCCGATCGAACCGGATTTCTCGAATCGGTTCCGCACCCCCTACTAAGTTATTCTTGCGAGAAATGTCACAAACACCAACCAGATGATCGGTGTTGCGGAGGCGATCGGCAAGGGCGGGTACTTTGGCGTTAAAGTCCCGGTAAATGTCCAAACCAATAATCCTGGGTTTATATTGTGCTAATTTGCTCAGTAGCCGCTCTAAGGAAGGATCTTTCAATCCTGATCCCAACCCGATTTCTTCCCGATTAATTTGATCTCGCGCATCCTGGTCATTAATTTCTACAACCAGTAAGCGATCGTCTTTTTCTTCACTCGGTCGTAGCCGCATCAGCCCATCATACGCTGCCAGTTCTAACGGCTGAAGCAACCCTAAAAAGCGGATTCCCATGACTAAAGTTGCAACCGCCAAACTGGTTAAGACGGCAGTTTGGAGCTTGGGTTTGGGAAACGGAGCCTTACGACTGGTGATGACGTACTGTGTCTGAAGCGTGGTGGCTTGGGGGTGTTTCGCAGCACTTGCCTGAAGCCAGCGTTCTGCATCGGTCAGGTTCTTGCCCCGCAACAAATAGTCCGGATTGCGTTCCTCCCGATCCCACTCGATCGCTTTTACCAATAAGCGCGTGTGCGATCGGAGATACTCCATGTCTGTATCCAGGGTTCTGACCAGCTCGCTGAAGTTGGCATGGAAATCACCATTGTGGTTGTTGAAATCAACCCATTGAACTTTTTCTAAGCCAGGATGCAGCTTTTCAGTGGGAACTGATCGATACAGTACCGTCACAATTCGCTTATTCAGTTTAAGTGCGTACTCCACTTCATCCACGCAAAAGGTTGACTGAATCGCATTCAGAGAAATCACAAATAGAAAATTATTGGATGATTCAATTCCCTCATAAATCTCTTGTTGAAAATCACTACCTGGATCAATACTTTCCTGATCAAACCAGGTTAGCTTGCCCTGCATTTCTAGCGAGTCGTTTAACCTGCGGGCAAAGTCAGAATCAACCCGGGAGTAAGAAATAAACACATCTAAAGACTGTCCAGGTGGCTGTTCCTGGCTTTCGGCAATAAAAACTTTCTGGAGAGCCGTCGGCGGATGTTGCGATCGCTCCTGAGCCAGCTTTAACCAGGCTTCTGCCTGACGCAAATTATGTCCCCGTAGCAGAATGCTGGGATTACAGTGTTGACGTTCCCACTTAAGCGCTTTTGCCAGCAAAATCTTATGCTGCTCGTAGTAGCGCGTCTCTTCATGCAGAACCTTGATCAGTCTGTCGCTACTTCTGCGGAATTGAAGCTCATCCTCATATCCACTAAAGTCAATGAATTGCAACACGCGCAATTCTCTGGAAACCTGCTCCAGATTCGTTTCTTTGATTAGCAGGGGAATGATGCGCTTATTGAGAGAGAGGGCATAGGCAAGTTCTTGTTGGCAATATTTCGACTCCAATGAATTGGGAGATATCAGATAAATCACGTTATCCGCCTCTTCAATTCCCTGATTGATGATCGTCTGAAACTCCTCGCCTGTATTAATATCGGTTTGATTCGTCCAGATGGTAAAGCTTTCTCGCATCAAAACCTTGCTCAGCTTCACCATGAAGTCTTTGTCCTCTGCGGCATAGCTAATAAACGCCTGGGTCATTAAATTGTTGGCGTTCTTTTTGCTCTCACAAATAAATTCGCAGTGAAGCTCGGACGGATCACAGGGGGACTGTTCGCCTTTAAAATTTGTCTTTAACCAGGCTTCTGCCTGTTCCCGGTCTTCGCCAACCAACAGGTATCTCGATTGCCTCTGGTGACGTTCCCATTCCAGTGCCTTGCCTAAAAAGTAACAATGTTGCTTAACATAGTCTCGGTGCTGGTTAAATGCTTCTAGTAAGCCTGCTAGCGATGTTTCGAAATCATCAATGTCTTCCTGAAAATAGGCCCAGTTACGCTTTCTAATTTGGGGGTGCATATGGGGTATGGCGGAAACCAAACCCATTGCTTTGTGGTCTTCCCAGGTACTCTCATCCCCCTGCGGATTTCGCTGTTGCCAGGTTTCGCGACTAATCTCTCTAACATGTAGGACTGGAATAATGCGTTTATTGCGCTGAAGGGCTTGCTCAATTTCTTTCAGGCAATAGGGCGAGTTAACGGCGTGGGGTGAAATAACGAATAGAAAATTATCTGCCTGATCGATTCCGTCATTAATTTCATTCTGAAAATCAGAACCTAAGGGAATGTCATTTTGGTCAAACCAAACCTTCAACCCTTCTTCAGTTAAACGTTGATATAGCTTGATGCAGAAGGCTTTGCTGTCTAACCGCCCATAGGAAATGAATGTATCTACAGAGTTATGCATGGCTCAGCACCCATCGGAAAAGTAGGGGCATTCGTGATACAAGGTAAATTCCTGGTAGCAGCAGATTTTACTACACTAATAGCATAATATCGAGGATTGCTGTTTCGTCCATCACTCATTCTGGTTAACACGATCGTAGATTTAATAAAACCGCAAACTGTAGGGGCGGGTTTTGTTGAGATTATTGGTTTAGCTGAATCGGTACGGACTAAACCCGCCCCTACAGGCATCTGCTCTATTCTTAATTTAATTTGGCATCACATCTTGCACCATTCTCAACAATGGCAGAGAAACCGGGTTTCTAAACCAAATATCAAGGGTTTCACGCATTGGTTCTTGCAAGAAACCCGGTTTCTGAGACTGCTGCAAGATCTCAAGTATCCTTTTCGACCACACCTTCAACCACGCTGACCGGGGCTGCTGTAGACACGACTCGCGTTAAGCGGAACCCAGCTGCCTCGAATAACTCCCGAAACTCTGCTTCCGTCCGTTCCCGACCTGCCGGATACATGATCATCATGTCGATGTCCATCCATTTGCTAAAGCTGAACTCATTACTGGTGGGAACCACCATCTCAACGACCAGCAATCTGCCCGGGGCTGCAATGCTGCGACGTACATTTTTAAGGATTTGAATGCACTCCTCATCACTCCAGTCATGCAGAATATGGGACATGATATAGGCGTCACTGCCCGCTGGGATGGACTCGAAAAAGTTGCCACCCACTGGGTTGCAGCGATCGCCTACCCCTGCTTTCTCCAACCAGGCTTTTGCGTCAGCAACCACATGTGGCTGGTCAAATAAAACTCCCTTAACCCCTGGATTCGCGGTCAGAATAGCGGAGACAAGCGACCCATAGCCACCTGCCACATCTGTGATTTGCCGGATACCAGAAAAATCATAGGCATCGACCACGGCTGAGTGGCAAATTTTTGACCAACCATTCATTGCCTTGTTATAGGTCTTTCTAGATTCAGGATGGTGATCCAGATAGTCGAAGGTGCTGTCAACGCCGTACAGATGCTGCATGGGAGCCTGTCCC from Kovacikia minuta CCNUW1 carries:
- a CDS encoding TIR domain-containing protein, with amino-acid sequence MHNSVDTFISYGRLDSKAFCIKLYQRLTEEGLKVWFDQNDIPLGSDFQNEINDGIDQADNFLFVISPHAVNSPYCLKEIEQALQRNKRIIPVLHVREISRETWQQRNPQGDESTWEDHKAMGLVSAIPHMHPQIRKRNWAYFQEDIDDFETSLAGLLEAFNQHRDYVKQHCYFLGKALEWERHQRQSRYLLVGEDREQAEAWLKTNFKGEQSPCDPSELHCEFICESKKNANNLMTQAFISYAAEDKDFMVKLSKVLMRESFTIWTNQTDINTGEEFQTIINQGIEEADNVIYLISPNSLESKYCQQELAYALSLNKRIIPLLIKETNLEQVSRELRVLQFIDFSGYEDELQFRRSSDRLIKVLHEETRYYEQHKILLAKALKWERQHCNPSILLRGHNLRQAEAWLKLAQERSQHPPTALQKVFIAESQEQPPGQSLDVFISYSRVDSDFARRLNDSLEMQGKLTWFDQESIDPGSDFQQEIYEGIESSNNFLFVISLNAIQSTFCVDEVEYALKLNKRIVTVLYRSVPTEKLHPGLEKVQWVDFNNHNGDFHANFSELVRTLDTDMEYLRSHTRLLVKAIEWDREERNPDYLLRGKNLTDAERWLQASAAKHPQATTLQTQYVITSRKAPFPKPKLQTAVLTSLAVATLVMGIRFLGLLQPLELAAYDGLMRLRPSEEKDDRLLVVEINDQDARDQINREEIGLGSGLKDPSLERLLSKLAQYKPRIIGLDIYRDFNAKVPALADRLRNTDHLVGVCDISRKNNLVGGAEPIREIRFDRIPDRTGFSTPVVDEGEMNRRQLLMYPSGSKFCRGVQESFGLVIARRYLQAEGKPHQLPLWSSDQKEYRGDLTLNGIRLPRLGNWSGGYQQNLNAEAKVQTLLKYRTFDGNPDGERTKFADHVSLAEALKDSFNGERVKDRIVLIGFTSESVSNDYSNTPYGRIPGVWIQAQSVSQILSTALEGRSLIWWLPCWGDALWIGGWALVGGLIVWRFQRSGEWFWAGGIVLGVLVGTCGLIFVFQSGWIPLVPPMIALLLTSVSTIYMTSRRYR
- a CDS encoding methyltransferase, producing the protein MTIVQTNQTPISMPAMISAEEQTRNFAAQPSATSPAMALNQMIWGTWIAQSIYVAASLGIADRLENGAKHVDELAQETDAQSSNLYRILRTLASVGIFTEIAPRKFALTDRAHYLRSDVPGSLRAVSMMLSDEWHWNSWGDILHVVKTGQAPMQHLYGVDSTFDYLDHHPESRKTYNKAMNGWSKICHSAVVDAYDFSGIRQITDVAGGYGSLVSAILTANPGVKGVLFDQPHVVADAKAWLEKAGVGDRCNPVGGNFFESIPAGSDAYIMSHILHDWSDEECIQILKNVRRSIAAPGRLLVVEMVVPTSNEFSFSKWMDIDMMIMYPAGRERTEAEFRELFEAAGFRLTRVVSTAAPVSVVEGVVEKDT